A genome region from Natranaeroarchaeum sulfidigenes includes the following:
- a CDS encoding inorganic phosphate transporter gives MISTILLVGLVAAVFVGFNIGGSSTGIAWGPAVGAGLLRKTTAAALMTFFVFFGGWTVGRNVMDTLSGDIITMEGGIPLAAGVAVLFFIGFGILIANIFGVPVPTSMTTVGAIAGLGLATETLDFAVIGWIVSWWLVTPVIAFWIGAVIGRYLYPELNKRVEITSSEGPLLVLDRSKTVPKLSFGPNTTTGELAGTVVVLVIGCYMAFSAGASNVPNAVAPLVSSGALGDTNAIIIATIAIGVGGFTIARRTMESVGGELSEIPLLAALIVMTTAATITTALSWAGIPISLVMAMVMTIVGLGWGRATRPLTARDAVRGDTDADIAMGALKEEPRSDVTKIGEEEPNEVQDAGALFNPRAIAKYISMWIIGPSVSTGLAYAFFTALPIV, from the coding sequence GTGATTTCTACCATTCTCTTGGTCGGACTCGTCGCAGCCGTTTTTGTCGGATTCAATATCGGTGGGTCCTCGACAGGTATCGCATGGGGGCCTGCTGTCGGTGCAGGGTTGTTGAGAAAGACCACCGCAGCGGCCTTGATGACGTTTTTTGTCTTCTTTGGTGGCTGGACAGTCGGTCGGAATGTTATGGATACACTGAGTGGAGATATTATTACGATGGAAGGTGGGATTCCACTGGCTGCGGGCGTCGCAGTCCTGTTTTTCATTGGGTTCGGCATCCTCATCGCAAACATCTTCGGCGTTCCTGTTCCAACCTCCATGACGACTGTTGGGGCGATCGCAGGACTGGGCCTTGCGACTGAAACACTTGATTTCGCGGTGATCGGTTGGATCGTCTCGTGGTGGTTGGTAACGCCAGTTATCGCCTTCTGGATTGGAGCAGTTATCGGTCGTTATCTGTATCCCGAACTCAATAAACGGGTCGAGATCACCTCCTCTGAGGGGCCGTTGCTCGTTCTCGATCGATCCAAAACTGTCCCAAAACTATCGTTCGGGCCAAACACGACAACTGGAGAACTCGCTGGAACGGTTGTTGTTCTCGTCATCGGTTGTTACATGGCTTTCAGTGCCGGGGCGAGCAACGTTCCGAATGCGGTCGCACCGCTGGTTAGTAGCGGCGCACTGGGTGATACGAATGCGATTATTATCGCAACCATCGCAATCGGAGTCGGTGGGTTCACGATCGCTCGGCGAACAATGGAGTCCGTCGGCGGTGAACTCAGTGAGATCCCGTTGCTCGCAGCGTTGATTGTGATGACTACTGCCGCGACAATCACGACCGCGCTCTCGTGGGCTGGCATCCCAATCAGTCTCGTGATGGCAATGGTAATGACGATTGTCGGACTCGGTTGGGGGCGGGCGACTCGTCCGCTCACAGCCCGCGACGCCGTGCGAGGTGATACTGATGCGGATATTGCAATGGGTGCGTTGAAAGAAGAGCCTCGTTCAGATGTGACAAAGATCGGTGAAGAAGAACCAAATGAGGTACAGGACGCCGGTGCTCTGTTCAACCCGCGAGCGATTGCAAAGTACATTTCAATGTGGATTATCGGCCCGTCTGTCTCTACTGGTCTCGCATATGCATTCTTTACGGCCTTACCCATCGTCTAA
- a CDS encoding universal stress protein yields MVSDVLVPMDDSEMAEKALRYAFDEFPEAEITVLNVVGGPSWMMGEATGLALADDIEEAAAERAEAVFECAHEIATERNRKISTLVGIGHPARNIIDRSEDYDTIILGAHGADRSRVSRRFLVGNVAETVSKRAPIPVIIVR; encoded by the coding sequence ATGGTTTCAGACGTACTCGTCCCGATGGACGACTCTGAGATGGCAGAGAAAGCACTCCGCTACGCTTTCGATGAGTTTCCAGAGGCGGAAATCACCGTGTTGAATGTCGTCGGAGGACCATCATGGATGATGGGTGAAGCAACGGGGCTTGCTCTTGCGGACGATATTGAGGAAGCCGCCGCCGAACGTGCCGAGGCTGTCTTTGAATGTGCCCACGAGATAGCAACCGAGCGTAATCGAAAGATCAGCACACTCGTGGGCATCGGCCACCCTGCCCGAAATATCATTGATCGTAGCGAAGACTATGATACGATCATACTCGGTGCGCACGGCGCGGATCGAAGCCGCGTGTCACGCCGGTTTCTCGTCGGAAACGTAGCCGAGACTGTGTCAAAACGTGCACCGATTCCCGTAATCATCGTTCGCTGA
- a CDS encoding ParA family protein encodes MLAYTTYSESGGVGKTTLTANLADAHSQQGRDVLVLDLDPQQGSLSYLLDIPTSRDDDVADNIARHLIDEPKGEFSELIQETPYGFDVVPSHGMLENLPQLLMKAQNLAEDLGEEFSPNDRLRQVLIDADIRREYDTIIIDPPASPGPHLYNAVSATRSLLLPVKPTGKGMQSIAGIEDILTNLEANLDLDLGVLAIVPNGIGSTSDQEQYLEEIQQLGYDAPVTIRDRSALFEGSWDQRCTAFYYFGHHRSHKRDYEAETLDKLRDLAAHIEEVGDQ; translated from the coding sequence ATGCTCGCCTATACAACGTACTCTGAGTCAGGGGGGGTCGGTAAGACTACCCTGACAGCAAACCTCGCTGACGCTCACAGCCAACAAGGACGAGACGTGCTCGTCTTGGATTTAGATCCTCAGCAGGGATCGCTGTCGTACCTGCTTGATATCCCAACATCTCGTGACGATGATGTAGCTGATAATATTGCTCGACATTTAATTGATGAGCCAAAGGGTGAGTTCAGTGAACTGATCCAAGAGACCCCATATGGATTTGACGTTGTCCCATCCCATGGTATGCTGGAAAACCTGCCACAGTTATTAATGAAAGCTCAAAATCTGGCTGAAGACCTCGGTGAAGAATTTAGCCCAAACGACCGACTGCGACAAGTTTTAATTGATGCTGACATCCGACGCGAGTATGATACGATTATCATCGATCCACCAGCATCGCCCGGTCCTCATCTGTACAACGCTGTCTCTGCAACCCGATCACTACTCCTACCAGTGAAGCCGACTGGCAAAGGGATGCAGTCCATCGCAGGGATCGAAGATATTTTAACAAATCTCGAAGCCAACCTAGATCTCGATCTGGGAGTACTTGCAATCGTACCGAATGGGATCGGCAGCACATCAGATCAGGAGCAGTACCTCGAAGAGATTCAGCAACTGGGTTACGATGCCCCCGTCACTATCCGGGATCGGTCTGCACTATTCGAGGGGTCGTGGGACCAACGTTGTACTGCATTCTACTACTTTGGCCATCATCGATCCCACAAACGTGACTACGAAGCCGAAACCCTGGATAAACTACGAGACCTTGCAGCACATATCGAGGAGGTAGGAGACCAATGA
- a CDS encoding PD-(D/E)XK nuclease family protein, translating to MAVDELRRVLAEFDALYSNIEQVSAPPKTTLEILEKHYDEDHWNRLLRYFLDSKEPHGFDEAVLLQFLELVEERCDGFHFDRYAVDEVDVQREVVTPNDNRADIIITYEQEWFIWIEMKVRSREGTNQTNRYVEDDYIGETLKSTFDEANRFYVYLAPDRSTADADAFVNLDWTTLIAAFQPLTQTGVREQPLQSYAQFTDFLNTVRSETSMTQHEANQQEKVELAIEYHDSISDVREAFESVVESHQENWPQRFEPYAPAGWDDNWHYHTGGKKLSFYKQTWPIADVEPGEDVSSSHSLRPYFQHVISLDQIASNQLKFKTQLTGANEDLRTKFQDYLYSDGVRTRLEEMAADIEQRKGTTIRLPERDDRKYTRFTITTYPFDWEGGEGYYRTLAQALTDHQEVGEIFNEALQEIAYERT from the coding sequence ATGGCCGTTGACGAGCTCCGTCGGGTATTGGCCGAGTTCGACGCTCTCTATTCGAATATCGAACAGGTAAGTGCGCCGCCGAAGACCACGCTCGAAATACTTGAGAAGCACTACGATGAGGATCACTGGAATCGACTCCTGCGATATTTCCTCGATTCGAAAGAACCGCACGGCTTCGATGAGGCTGTACTCCTGCAGTTCCTTGAGTTGGTTGAGGAGCGCTGCGATGGGTTTCATTTTGATCGGTACGCCGTCGACGAGGTCGATGTCCAGCGGGAAGTGGTGACTCCGAACGACAATCGTGCGGATATCATCATCACGTACGAACAGGAGTGGTTCATCTGGATTGAGATGAAAGTTCGGTCACGAGAGGGAACAAATCAGACGAACCGATATGTCGAAGATGACTACATTGGGGAGACGCTAAAAAGTACGTTCGACGAAGCGAATAGGTTCTACGTTTATTTAGCACCGGACAGAAGCACAGCGGATGCAGACGCGTTCGTGAATCTCGACTGGACCACACTCATTGCTGCGTTCCAGCCACTGACGCAAACAGGGGTCAGAGAGCAACCGCTTCAGAGTTATGCACAGTTCACCGATTTTCTAAACACCGTTCGAAGTGAGACCAGTATGACACAGCACGAAGCAAACCAACAGGAGAAAGTCGAATTGGCGATTGAGTATCACGATTCGATCAGCGACGTGAGGGAAGCGTTCGAATCTGTAGTGGAGAGTCATCAAGAGAATTGGCCCCAACGATTCGAACCGTATGCGCCAGCGGGGTGGGACGACAATTGGCACTATCACACCGGTGGTAAGAAACTCTCCTTCTATAAGCAAACGTGGCCCATCGCTGATGTCGAACCGGGAGAAGACGTGAGTAGTAGCCACTCGCTGCGTCCGTACTTCCAGCACGTGATCAGTTTGGACCAAATCGCCAGCAACCAGCTCAAATTCAAGACACAGTTGACGGGTGCCAACGAGGACTTACGAACGAAATTTCAGGATTACCTCTACAGTGACGGGGTCCGCACACGGCTCGAAGAGATGGCTGCAGACATTGAGCAACGCAAAGGAACTACGATTCGACTACCAGAGCGGGACGATCGCAAGTACACACGGTTCACGATCACGACATACCCGTTCGACTGGGAGGGCGGCGAGGGCTATTACCGAACGCTGGCGCAAGCGCTTACAGACCATCAAGAGGTCGGGGAGATATTTAACGAAGCATTACAGGAGATAGCGTATGAGCGAACCTAA
- a CDS encoding HalOD1 output domain-containing protein: MGTGGLTVYRECTPVVDANYRSDNDRSPAEVIVEAVAEAAETDPIELPPLYEFIDADALDALFDRHDGAEETEALLSFNVDTWNVFIRRDGRIRVCDATRPTDPEPVFDSSPA; the protein is encoded by the coding sequence TCTGACCGTTTACCGAGAGTGTACACCAGTTGTCGATGCCAATTACCGATCCGACAATGACCGGTCCCCTGCGGAAGTTATCGTCGAGGCAGTGGCGGAGGCAGCCGAAACCGATCCGATAGAGCTCCCACCACTATACGAATTTATTGATGCCGATGCGCTTGACGCGCTGTTCGACCGACACGACGGAGCCGAAGAAACTGAAGCTCTCCTCAGTTTCAATGTTGATACCTGGAACGTGTTCATCCGGAGGGACGGTCGTATCCGCGTCTGTGACGCTACTCGGCCCACAGACCCAGAACCAGTCTTCGACTCCAGTCCGGCCTAA